The nucleotide sequence ATAAGATAGCCCACACGCCACCCCGTAACACTGAAGGTTTTTGAAAAGCCACCAATGACCACGGTCCTGTCTTGTAAGGCGGGAATCATACATGGTGAACAGTGGGGTACTTCCTCATACAGGAAATATTCATAAATCTCATCTGAGATAAGCACGGTTTCATAGGGAGCAATAATGGCGGCAATACGCATAAAATCATCGGAGGAGAACACCTTTCCCGCAGGATTTGCCGGGGTGTTGATGATGAGTGCCTTGGTGCGTTCTGAGACAAGGTTCTCCAGCTCTTCCCAGGGCATGGTATCCTCGTACAGGGGGAGTTGGACATGGCGCACCTCTGCTTCTAAGGCTTGAAGGGTGGCGGTATGATATCCATAGGAAGGTTCAAAGACTATGACCTCATCGCCGGGAGAAATAAGCGCACTGAGGGTGGCATACATGGCACCGGTGGCACCATTGCTGACCACAATCTCTTTGTGGGGATCAAGGGTGAGCCCCTTTTCGCGCCGTTCTTTCTCTGCAATAGCGTGGCGTAGTTCTGCAATACCGCGATGATTCGTATAACTATTTTTTCCACTCCGGAGGGCATC is from Chitinivibrio alkaliphilus ACht1 and encodes:
- a CDS encoding pyridoxal phosphate-dependent aminotransferase; this translates as MSRLSKRGVSVVQSPIRAMSTACRKAGGINLAQGVCDTETPSCIIQGAEDALRSGKNSYTNHRGIAELRHAIAEKERREKGLTLDPHKEIVVSNGATGAMYATLSALISPGDEVIVFEPSYGYHTATLQALEAEVRHVQLPLYEDTMPWEELENLVSERTKALIINTPANPAGKVFSSDDFMRIAAIIAPYETVLISDEIYEYFLYEEVPHCSPCMIPALQDRTVVIGGFSKTFSVTGWRVGYLIGPADIASAAGHLNDLYYVCPPAPLQHGICRGLTELTPSFYTALRQNHQEKRDILFTALEKAGLCPTLPKGAYYILADISRIHGSTSLDRAMEFLRRTGVAGVPGSAFYHDSTGDHLCRFCFSKDREIIVEAAQRIEQAFA